A region from the Falco rusticolus isolate bFalRus1 chromosome 4, bFalRus1.pri, whole genome shotgun sequence genome encodes:
- the CXCR6 gene encoding C-X-C chemokine receptor type 6: MATTDAVNFYYNFSINDPNENGSENLHRFTNVFLPCMYSAVFILGLAGNTLVFVILVFYEKLKVLTDIFLLNLAIADWVFLWTLPFWAYSAVQEWTFGTVACRVIRGLYTLNLYTSMLTLTSITFDRLIAITFATKAHVCQTKRMTWGKLICVLIWAISLAFAAPQFIFSEVFSIDKAICQEEYPNYRTELVLEVIQVTLGYFIPMLAMVICYSLIIRTLLHARSFQKNKSLKKIFSVVAIFILTQSPYTFLRLLKIIDWSFNLNSNFEYAIIITEALAYFHGCLNPVLYFFMGVKFRRNLRKIIKNSRCIKWQVTAKQWQTTEEEGSKTFTASNNADATSMYPL, encoded by the coding sequence ATGGCAACTACAGATGCTGTTAACTTTTATTATAACTTCTCCATCAATGATCCCAATGAAAACGGAAGTGAGAATCTTCACAGATTTACAAATGTCTTCCTGCCCTGTATGTATTCAGCTGTTTTCATCCTTGGGCTAGCAGGAAATACACTGGTCTTTGTCATACTAGTTTTCTACGAGAAACTGAAGGTGCTGACAGATATATTTTTGCTGAACTTGGCTATAGCTGACTGGGTCTTCCTTTGGACGCTGCCATTCTGGGCATATTCTGCTGTTCAGGAGTGGACTTTTGGCACTGTGGCATGTCGTGTTATACGGGGCTTGTATACTCTGAACTTGTACACTTCGATGTTAACTCTAACGTCTATCACCTTTGACCGGCTTATTGCTATTACTTTTGCCACAAAAGCACATGTGTGTCAAACCAAACGAATGACATGGGGCAAACTGATCTGTGTCTTGATCTGGGCGATCTCACTAGCATTTGCTGCAccacagtttatttttagtgaGGTGTTTAGTATTGATAAGGCAATATGTCAGGAAGAATACCCAAACTATCGCACAGAACTAGTTCTTGAAGTGATCCAAGTGACCCTTGGCTATTTTATTCCCATGCTAGCCATGGTCATCTGCTACTCACTAATCATTAGAACCTTACTGCATGCCAGGagttttcaaaagaacaaatctctaaaaaaaatattttctgtagttgCCATATTTATTCTTACTCAGTCACCCTATACTTTCTTGAGACTGTTAAAGATCATAGATTGGAGCTTTAACTTGAACAGCAACTTTGAATATGCAATCATCATAACAGAAGCTCTTGCTTATTTCCATGGCTGTCTTAACcctgttctgtatttcttcatggGGGTGAAATTCAGGAGGAACTTAcggaaaattattaaaaactcAAGATGCATTAAATGGCAAGTTACAGCTAAACAGTGGCAAACCACAGAAGAGGAAGGCTCTAAAACTTTTACTGCCTCAAATAATGCAGATGCAACAAGCATGTACCCGCTATAG